In Leptotrichia sp. OH3620_COT-345, the following proteins share a genomic window:
- the rsmH gene encoding 16S rRNA (cytosine(1402)-N(4))-methyltransferase RsmH, whose translation MEYHKPVLFNEVIENIISDKKAIYVDCTLGGGGHSEGILEKSSDDSKVIGIDQDIEAIDFTKRKLEKYGDKLKIFQDNFKNIDSVVYFAGYSKVDRILMDIGVSSNQLDNKERGFSYKYEAKLDMRMNKELSISAYDIVNTFSEKEITDIIYKYGEEPKSRKIAKNIVEYRKNKKIETTLELSNIIIKSIGKSMKKHPSKRAFQAIRIYVNRELEVLEETLDKAVNLLNKGGKLLVITFHSLEDRIVKEKFRKYENPCICPPEIPICICKKKSLGKVITKKAIIAGKEELQFNNRAHSAKLRIFERS comes from the coding sequence GTGGAGTATCACAAGCCGGTATTATTTAATGAAGTTATTGAAAATATAATATCTGATAAAAAGGCAATTTATGTGGACTGCACTTTGGGTGGTGGAGGACACAGCGAAGGAATTTTGGAAAAGTCCTCTGACGATTCTAAAGTAATAGGAATAGACCAGGATATTGAAGCGATTGATTTTACAAAAAGAAAGCTGGAAAAATACGGAGATAAATTGAAAATTTTTCAGGATAATTTTAAAAATATTGATTCAGTAGTTTATTTTGCAGGATATAGTAAAGTAGACAGAATACTTATGGATATAGGAGTATCTTCAAATCAGCTGGACAATAAGGAAAGAGGTTTTTCTTATAAATATGAAGCCAAGCTTGATATGAGAATGAATAAAGAATTATCTATAAGTGCCTATGACATAGTAAATACTTTCAGTGAAAAAGAAATAACTGATATTATATATAAATACGGTGAAGAACCAAAATCAAGAAAAATAGCAAAAAATATAGTGGAATACAGGAAAAATAAAAAAATAGAAACGACATTGGAATTATCAAATATAATAATAAAATCTATTGGAAAAAGTATGAAAAAGCATCCATCTAAAAGAGCATTTCAAGCAATAAGAATATATGTAAATAGAGAGCTTGAAGTGTTGGAAGAAACACTTGATAAAGCGGTAAATCTTCTAAATAAAGGTGGGAAGCTTCTTGTCATAACTTTTCATTCTCTTGAAGACAGGATAGTAAAAGAAAAATTCAGGAAATATGAAAATCCTTGCATATGTCCCCCTGAAATACCAATCTGCATATGTAAGAAAAAGAGTTTAGGAAAGGTCATTACAAAAAAAGCTATTATTGCCGGAAAAGAAGAATTACAGTTCAATAATAGAGCTCATTCGGCAAAACTTAGAATATTTGAAAGGAGTTAA
- the mraZ gene encoding division/cell wall cluster transcriptional repressor MraZ: protein MFMGEFSCKVDNKGRLMLPVKFREQLGESEFVITRGLDNCIDLFPMEEWENRVQRLKQLKTTNSNHRAYQRFILSAATKLTLDSQGRLNLPSSLIGHAEIEKNATVMGSDDHIEIWSEERWNSYMEQKSGIIEDIVDGMDF, encoded by the coding sequence ATGTTTATGGGAGAGTTTTCCTGTAAGGTAGATAACAAAGGTAGGCTGATGCTACCCGTAAAATTTAGGGAACAGCTTGGAGAAAGTGAATTTGTTATTACCAGAGGATTGGACAATTGTATAGATTTATTTCCCATGGAAGAATGGGAAAACCGTGTTCAGAGACTTAAGCAGCTGAAAACTACTAATAGTAACCATAGAGCCTATCAGCGTTTTATATTATCAGCAGCCACAAAATTAACTTTAGATAGTCAGGGGAGATTGAATTTGCCGTCATCTTTAATAGGTCATGCAGAAATTGAAAAAAATGCTACAGTAATGGGAAGTGACGATCATATAGAAATATGGTCAGAAGAAAGATGGAACAGTTATATGGAGCAGAAAAGCGGAATTATTGAAGATATAGTTGACGGAATGGATTTCTAA
- a CDS encoding acetyl-CoA C-acetyltransferase, giving the protein MCKEVVVVSALRTPIGTYGGTLKDISAVKLGEYVVNGILKETAVKPEIIEEVIFGNVLGAGLGQNIARQISLNAGLPYTTTAMTVNMVCGSGLEAVQLGVNKIRAGEAEVILAGGTENMSQAAYVISKHRWGSRMGHTEVLDTMLSDGLTDPFENYHMGITAENIGDKYKISREEQDKFAAYSQQKAMKAIKEGKFKDEIIPIEIPQRKGEAVIFDTDEYPRDNTTAESLSKLKPAFKKDGSVTAGNSSGINDGAAGVLLMTKEKAEKLGIPILATIVSYANGGVDPSIMGTGPIPASKKALEKANLTINDMDLIEANEAFAAQALSVAQELKFDPEKTNVNGGAIALGHPIGASGARILVTLIHEMKKRKSKYGLATLCIGSGQGASVIVKM; this is encoded by the coding sequence ATGTGTAAAGAAGTAGTTGTGGTTTCAGCGTTAAGAACTCCTATTGGAACTTACGGAGGGACATTGAAAGATATTTCAGCTGTAAAGTTAGGTGAATATGTTGTTAATGGGATTTTGAAAGAAACTGCTGTTAAGCCTGAAATAATAGAAGAAGTTATATTCGGAAATGTATTGGGAGCGGGACTCGGTCAAAATATAGCAAGACAGATTTCATTAAATGCCGGTCTTCCTTATACAACAACTGCAATGACGGTAAATATGGTATGCGGTTCAGGACTGGAAGCGGTTCAGCTCGGAGTAAATAAAATAAGAGCGGGAGAAGCCGAAGTAATTTTAGCCGGAGGAACCGAGAATATGAGTCAAGCCGCTTATGTCATATCTAAACACCGTTGGGGTTCTAGAATGGGACATACAGAAGTACTGGATACAATGTTGAGTGATGGACTTACAGATCCTTTTGAAAACTATCATATGGGGATCACGGCGGAAAACATTGGAGATAAATATAAAATAAGTCGTGAAGAACAGGATAAGTTCGCAGCTTATAGTCAGCAGAAAGCTATGAAAGCAATAAAAGAAGGTAAATTCAAGGACGAAATTATTCCAATTGAAATTCCCCAGAGAAAAGGAGAAGCTGTAATATTTGATACTGATGAATATCCGCGTGATAATACAACAGCAGAAAGTTTGTCAAAATTGAAACCGGCATTTAAAAAGGATGGAAGCGTTACAGCAGGGAATTCGTCAGGAATTAATGATGGAGCAGCGGGAGTATTGTTAATGACAAAAGAAAAAGCTGAAAAATTGGGAATTCCTATTTTAGCTACAATAGTAAGCTATGCAAATGGAGGGGTAGACCCTTCAATAATGGGAACAGGTCCGATACCTGCATCTAAAAAAGCTTTGGAAAAGGCAAATTTGACCATTAATGATATGGATCTTATAGAAGCAAATGAAGCTTTTGCAGCACAGGCTTTAAGTGTGGCTCAAGAGTTAAAATTTGACCCCGAAAAGACAAATGTAAATGGAGGAGCTATAGCTTTAGGGCATCCTATCGGAGCTTCAGGAGCACGTATACTTGTTACGTTAATACATGAAATGAAAAAGCGTAAATCAAAATATGGGTTGGCTACATTATGTATAGGAAGCGGTCAGGGAGCAAGTGTTATTGTTAAAATGTAG
- a CDS encoding TetR/AcrR family transcriptional regulator: MLNTREKIINSSIELFSSKPFENVSIFEICKNANVSNGIIYKYFRNKEEIYKFLLSEIILRINSHLSKIEGENIEERLKDFVRKNLELTKKEFKLIKIYRHGQYKFLEYEKMIQKVYNKSLESVYRRKLKAIEKFYILSIIRHINIYYTTKDIDPDLDFLIKSLMYGFLYKSKKVNLELDKRIFYLRVPVNSSNIKYKILSAGTEILTSREYSSVKITDITKKAGISAGAFYIYFKNKESFLDSVILNIRKQVMFFLKDNFNPNYTALDNHILFLYLLFEYYKDSYFKYKLIREMELINNKIYEMFIDKDIEFYLETLDDIKHNLKDKELIAVMLLGISHYMGIEFFYTKQFKNRNTFLDEIRFFIQNGVEK; the protein is encoded by the coding sequence ATGCTAAACACAAGAGAAAAAATTATCAATTCGTCTATAGAGCTTTTTTCATCTAAACCCTTTGAAAATGTCTCCATATTTGAAATATGTAAAAATGCCAATGTTTCTAATGGAATTATATATAAATATTTTAGAAATAAAGAAGAAATCTACAAATTTCTTTTGTCAGAAATAATATTGAGAATAAATTCACATCTTAGCAAAATAGAAGGAGAAAATATTGAAGAAAGATTAAAAGACTTTGTCAGAAAAAACCTTGAACTTACTAAAAAAGAATTCAAGCTTATAAAAATATATCGTCATGGTCAATACAAATTTCTTGAATATGAAAAAATGATACAGAAGGTCTATAATAAATCACTTGAAAGTGTTTATAGAAGAAAACTTAAAGCGATTGAAAAATTTTATATTTTATCAATAATAAGACATATCAATATATATTACACGACAAAAGATATTGACCCTGATTTGGATTTTTTAATTAAGTCATTAATGTACGGTTTTTTATATAAATCCAAAAAAGTAAATCTGGAACTTGATAAAAGGATATTTTATCTCCGTGTTCCCGTTAATTCCTCAAATATAAAATATAAAATATTAAGTGCAGGTACTGAAATATTAACAAGCCGGGAATATAGTTCTGTAAAAATTACCGATATTACAAAAAAAGCCGGAATTTCAGCCGGAGCATTCTATATTTATTTTAAAAATAAAGAAAGCTTTTTAGATTCGGTTATTTTAAATATACGGAAGCAGGTAATGTTTTTCCTGAAGGATAATTTTAATCCTAATTATACTGCTTTGGATAATCATATCCTATTTTTATATCTGCTTTTTGAATATTATAAAGATTCGTATTTTAAATATAAACTGATAAGAGAAATGGAACTTATTAATAACAAAATATATGAAATGTTCATAGATAAAGATATTGAATTTTATCTTGAAACTCTGGATGATATAAAACATAATTTAAAAGATAAAGAATTGATAGCAGTTATGCTTCTCGGTATATCTCATTACATGGGAATAGAGTTTTTTTATACGAAACAGTTTAAAAACAGAAACACTTTTTTGGACGAAATAAGATTTTTTATACAGAATGGTGTTGAAAAGTAA
- a CDS encoding thioesterase family protein: protein MLEVGMKFEMIKTVTENDTANKIASGAINVFATPVMIAWMEEASSNLAQKELESGLSTVGTEVNIKHLKATLVGTEMKITAELKEIDRKKLIFEVKVYEKKENILVGEGSHTRFIIDSEKFYEKIKNYQK, encoded by the coding sequence ATGCTAGAAGTAGGAATGAAATTTGAAATGATTAAAACTGTCACTGAAAACGACACTGCAAATAAAATTGCTTCAGGAGCGATTAATGTTTTTGCCACTCCCGTTATGATTGCATGGATGGAAGAAGCTTCTTCAAACCTGGCACAAAAAGAATTGGAATCAGGACTTTCAACTGTAGGAACTGAAGTGAATATTAAACATCTGAAGGCCACTTTAGTCGGAACCGAAATGAAAATAACCGCTGAATTAAAAGAAATTGACAGAAAGAAATTAATTTTTGAGGTTAAAGTTTATGAAAAAAAAGAAAATATTTTAGTGGGAGAAGGAAGTCACACAAGATTTATCATTGATTCCGAAAAATTTTATGAAAAAATTAAAAACTATCAGAAATAA